Below is a genomic region from Spiroplasma endosymbiont of Dioctria linearis.
AGCGATATCAAAGAGTTTATTGAAAAATATAGCTTAAATATCAAAAATAGTGAAGATCTTAAAAGTATTGGTAATGCTGCGCAATCAGAATTATTAGAAACAATAGAAAAAAATCCTAATAATATTCAAGAAAAAATAACTGAATTGATAATGAAAATGCAAATAAACAATATAACTAAAAATCTAGATAAATCTTTAAAAATTATTGAAACTTTACTTAATAAATTAGGTGAAGATACTTCAATTAATGAAATTGAATATGAAGATTTGGAGTATATTCTTCAAAAAAATTTAGAAAAAACATTAAAAAAATTAAAACAATGAAATCTTGAAAATCCAAAACAAAGTGATTTTTATAAAGAAGAAATGGCTATAGTTGAAAATGACCCTGACTTTCAAAAAAGAAAAGAAGCAAGTGAAATTATTGAGCATTACTTTGGTAATATAATTGGTCAAGAAATTGAAGAGAACGAAATTGAAGGGCTTTCAGTTGAAAATATTAATGAAAACTCTAAAATTATTATATTTAATAAAGGAATCATGATTAGTGAAGAACTACGTGGAAAAGTTGACTTAATTAGCTGTATTTTTAATAATAGTAAAGAGTTTAAAAAAAACAATGTCTAAGGACATTGTTTTTTAAATAAATTTATACCTAAATTCATCAATAATCATAAATTCTTCTTGAGTACTACTAATTTTTTCAAAAGTTATTTTACCTGTTAAATCTAACGATAATTTTGTTTTTGCTGATCAGGTTAGTTTAGAAATAAATGCTTTCTTTTGATCTTCATTTAATGTACCATCAATTTCATAGTCTCAATTGCCTTTTTCATTCTGTTTCTCTAATACTTTTAATCTGAAATTAATTCCATCAATTATTTTATTTATAAAATTAAATGTTTCACTTTTATTTAATGGATTTGAGTTAGTTAAGGATGCTAATACTTTTCCCTGGTCTTTTCATCCTTTTTTTATAGTTAAAGCTAAATCTGATTCAACTTTTGTACTATAAGCTCCATCAACATTTTTAACAACTATTGAGTTTAAAAAAATATTTTCTACAATAATTGTCATTCCTGTAAAATCATAAGAATTTTCTATTATATTTGGATTATAAATTTCTGCTAATATCTTTAAAAATTCAGCTTCAGTTGGATTATCTAAATCTAACTCAACTTTATTATTTGCTATTTTATTTGATGATAAGCTTGATTCAAAACCATTGTGTTCTCATGAATCATTTATAAATTCTAAATAATCAAGATTATATAATTTAATAGTTTCATTATCTTTAAAAAATATATTTATGTCATTTGTAAAACCCGTAAAACTTTTCGATGCAATAGAAATTAATGGATCACATGAAACACTCATAATTGCAGAGGTTGGTATGATAAATAAACTAGATAGTATATAAATTATTTTCTTCATTTTCTTCCCCTTTTATATTAATTTCTATAGAAATTTTATCAATTTTTATATTATCTATATTAAAACTTTTCAAGTTAATTGATTCATACTCTTCTTGATTATTTTCTAATTCCTTTGCTTCTATTTCATTATTATTTAATTTAAAGTCTAAATCTTGTTGATAATAATAAAATAAGTTTTTTACAATATTTATTTTCTCCATTTTTTTTGTCTTATCAACATCTTCAAAAGATATTTTCAAAATATTATTTATCTCCTTTTCTTCTGAATCATTTTCAACGATTTCTTCAGATTCAATGTTAACTGATTCAGCTAAAAGTAAATTCTTAATAATTTCTTCATTTAAAATAAATTCTTTATCAAAAAAATTCAATTCCGTATTAATTTTTTTATCTTTCTTTTTATCAATTATTTCTAAACTATTTTGTTTAGATAAAAGAATTAAATTATCTTCTTTTCTATACTTTCCAAAAAAATATATATTTTTTGAATAATCCAAACTTAACTCTAGATTTGAATAATCATAGAAAGTATTTTTCTTTTCATTAGGTTCTATATTAAATCACTGAGCCAAATCATCCAAGGCATATTGTGTCATTATTCTATCTTTTATATTATTATCATTTCCAACATTACCATATTCGTCTGAACTAAGTTCATTACCAAAAAAAGTATTATCTCTATCACATATAAATTCATCACAATTTAATTTTAATTCATTTCCATTTAAATTAAGTAGTTGCGCTTGTTTTTCAATTTTAGTTTCTGGCTCTGGAATCTCAACTTTTTTTTCTAAATCAGGAAGCATGGAAAATTCCTTTATTTTAGTGTTTTTTTGGTTCTTAAAAACTGTTTGAAATGCTTTATTATAGTTAGTTTCATAAAATCTATTACTATTTTCAGTGTTCCCACAAGCCACAACTGCAGCTGTTGTCGAAGTTAACAAAGATACAACACTAAAAAAATTAATTATTTTTTTCAAATTTATCACCTTTTAAAATTATAACAAAATAAAAAGAAAATCATATTCAGATAATTTTAATGGTTGTATAAAAAAAGTGGAATATTATTATTAACAACTGCTGCAAATGAGATAGAATAGACAACCTTAAAGAGACTTGCACTTGATTTTAAATCAATTGTAAATGTTCTCTTTTTTTATTATAAATATAGTCTTGAAGATTATTTCTTTTTAAAATGAATTCTTTGAACTTAATTTTAAAACTCTCCAATGAGTCAAAACTATTTCTATAATCTTTGAAGAAAATATCTTTATATCATCCATTTAAAGATTCAGTAGGAGAATTGCGTTTAAATCCAACATCAGACATTTACATCTTATTCAAGTTGAAGACAAACACTTACATGGAAGTATTAAAACAGCACTATCTAATAAGGAATTTGAAACTACTAAAATACCCAAAATTGACTCTCCTTGGAAAGCTAACTAACTGATATTTTTTGATAGAAAAAGAGAAAATACAAGATCTATTTATTGGATAAATCTTGTATTTTGAGACATAAGCTCTTATTATCTACATAAAAATAATTAAGATAAAATTGTTTTATATAAGTGAAAATTTGCTGCTCCCCATAAAATACCTTTACATATTTTCTTTAATTTCTATAGGTATAATTCACAAATAAAATATTTTTAAATTATAATATATGTCAAAAAAATAAAAAGAGAATTATTATGAAACTAACAATTCTCTTATGAATTATATATTACTAGGTAATATATAATAATTTTTTTAGTAATTAAATTATATTATTTAAATTTCTCTGGAATAAAATCCTCTTGTAAACCAGAATTATTTGCAAAGTCAACTCATAATATTACACAATCCACATTTCATTTTGAAATATTTTGATTAAAATTATGAGCATTAGTAAACATATAACTCATATCAAATACTTTTGATGTATCTCATCTACTAATATCTTGATTAAAGTTTAAAGCTTCAAAAAACATATATTGCATGAAGTTTGCATTTGATGTATCTCAATTACCAATATCTTGATTAAATTTATCTGCTTTATAGAAAACATGACTCATATAAGTTACACCCGATGTATCTCATCTACCAATATCTTGATTAAAACTATAAGCATTATAAAACATAAAACCTAAAGTTCATACACTTGATGTATTTCAACTACCAATATCTTGATTAAAATTAGTAGCAAATTGAAACATTCCTGTCATTTCTCTTACATTTAATGTATCTCATCCACCAATATCTTGATTAAAACTAGAAGCATTATAAAACATATTACTCATATTTATCACACTTGATGTATTTCAGCTACCAATATCTTGATTAAAACTTTTAGCACTTCAAAACATACTACTCATATCTACTACGTTTGATGTATTTCATCTACCAATATCTTGATTAAAATCATAAGCTTCCATAAACATACTTTTCATATCGGTTACATTCAATGTATCTCAATTACCAATATCTTGATTAAACTCAGAAGCAGAATTAAACATACCCTGCATATTTGTTACATTCGATGTATCTCAATTACCAATATCTTGATTAAACTTATAAGCACTTCAAAACATAAAAGTCATATCTGCTACGCTTGATGTATTTCAACTACCAATATCTTGATTAAAATTAAATGCTAAATTAAACATTCTACTCATATTTGTTACATTTGATGTATTTCAATTACTAATATCTTGATTAAAATTATTAGCTGCATAAAACATTCAACTCATATTTGTTATATTAGATGTATCTCATTCTTCAATTCCATAAATTTTTTCATTCTTATTATATCTAAATAAATTTTCCAATGATGTAATTTCTTTTGGTAATACACTTGGCATTTCCCTTACACGACAATTTATTATTGTTGTTCCATCACTTCAAACACCCATTTTTATAATTTTTTGAACATCAACACCTAAAAAATTTTTTTCTTCTGTTTGATGCACAATACCATTACTATCAACATATATAGTTACTTGATCTACTTTTGGTAAAACATTTTCATCATTTGTTATCACAGGATAATCATATATTAATTCATCAGAGTTTTTTGAAACCTCATTAACTACTGGAGAAATATTAGTCATTCCAAATGTACTATATGCTAATAAACATAACAATTTAAACATATTTACATTACCTTTCTTTCAACTGCCCACCCTACCAACCTTTTACATCTTTTCCTTAATTTTTATTATTATAATTTCAAAATAAACTAAAATGTTTTTAAAAATAAATGCAAAAAATTTTAACTAAATATAATTAAATACTTTTTTTACAAACACTTTCTTATTTAAATTTAAATTATTATCAAATATATTTTTAATGTACTGATTTTCAAAAAGATATTTACTGGATTTTTCTATATCTAGATTAATAAATTTATTATTTTCTATACTATGGCCTGCTTTTTTATTATCATGATTTTGATAGTCATTTTAATATCATTACTTATACTTTTCATATTTTTTTCTTATTTTAAATAATTTTTAACTGGTTTGAACTATATTAAATTTGTTATTTAGTTCTAAAATTTCAACAACTTCATAATAATTAATATATTTATTGCTAATTAATTGTTGAGAATTAATATCATGCTTTCCAACTCAAAAGAAGCATTAAATAGGTATTCTAATATTATAAAAATTATTTTTTAAATCAATTTGTATATAACCCCGCATTAATTTAAAAAGAGAGTTATTCACCTTTAGTTGCTTTTTTCCTTGGAAAAAGTAATTTCTATTATAACTTATTGCTTAATATCAAAACATCTTATCAAAATGCTAATTTTAGCATAATTTTTATTAATAAGATTATTCTCAAAAAATTACTAATTTTTTTGAATAATCCTATTGATTGAATATTTTTACTTTGCTCATATTTTACTCCCTATAAATAAATACTTTGCTTTTTAAAACGCTTAACAGTATTTTTATCTTCTCAATAACCCATTAAAAATAATTTTTGTTTTTTATAAATGAGTTTAATAAAATTTCTTATAACCATATTTTTGGAATCATTTCTTTTTTTACAAATTTCTTCTAATCATCTATAAATGTTTTTTTCTACTTTCCAAATTATTTTTATATCCTAATCATATAATTCTAATTTCTTTTGAAATTTTATTAAAATTAGTGTCTTTAAATATATGTGTGTTAATACTGCAAATTGGTTTTACTCCACTTTTTGTGTATCTTTAGAATCTTTATAAAGATCTTAAAGTTTTTTATCTTTTTGTTTTAAAATATTAAACGACTTAAATAAAAGTAATCTTCATCTTTTCTTGTAATATTTATTTTTCTTTTTTTATTGCAGAAGGTTAAAAAATTACTTTTTAGTTTATTTTGAGATATGTAATATATAAATATTTAAAAAGAAAGAATTATTGATAACAAAAAAAAATACTTTTGTAAGTACTTTTCATATTTTATTTAGTAATTTTTTATCCCTACATTTTTTATAGAATAATTTTAATTGCAAAGTACTTAAAAAAATTAAAAGGAAAGATTTTTAATTTACAACAAATAAAAAATCTAATCTTAATATATATTTTTAAAATTTATATAAAATATTTTCAATTTTTTTAAATTAATTTTAATTCCTATAATATTAATTAATTAAAAGTCAACTAATAAATATAAAATAATATGATTTTATTAATCATGATAACTTTATAGATTTTTTCAGTCAATTAGTTTAATTGTATTTTATATAAAAATCTTATTTATAGCTTTTTTATATTTATAAAAGTAATTTAGTACTTCCCCTATTATTTCACAATTCCATCTTCTCAAAAATTAATTGCCAAAATATTTTTTATATATCTTATTGATATTTCTAAATCATTTATTGGAATTTTTAAATGTCCATTTGTATTTCCAGTTGCAATATGAACCAAAATTAATAGAGGAATTTCAGGTTCAGAATTAAGAAAATCAATTGGATCCATTTTTTTTATTTCTTCAAAACCAGAGTTTTCGTACATTTCTCTTTTAAAAGATATAATTCCAGTTTCCATTCAGTTTTGAATTAATCAATCTTTAATTTTATTATTTAATTCAGTTATATCATTTATATTTGAGGAAATAATTTCTAATGATCATTTAGGGAAAGTTCTTATTAATTCTTCTAAAGATTTAATAATTAAAATTTCTCTAAAAGTTTCACCACCATCACTTTTACCTTGAATCATACAAAATGATGTGCCCTCTTGAAATGTCACTTTACCTAGGCTCGATTTTTTTAAATTATAAACTTTCTTTTCCATAGTAGCCCCTTTAAAATACGATTAACAATATTATACACTAACTTTTTATTAAAATTAAATATAAAAAATTGCTAAATCAACGAGTTTAATAAAATTATTTTATTCTTTAATTATTTTTTTATCTTCATAATTATCAAGATAAGTTTTTGCAAATAAAATTCCAAATAATGAACCTATTAATAAAAGTGAATTACTTAATCCCATCAGTAAAAAAAATATTAAAGACAAAAGTATTGAAAGCTCATCACCATTTTTAAAAACTCCAAAAATAATGGCAGGCAAAATTGAAATTAATAAACCAACACCACCAGCACATAAACCAAAGATGTAACCAAATCTTTGAGGTATTGATTTTCTTGAATTAATAAAAATTAAAATAAAAATTAAAATAATAAATGATATAAAAGTTGCTAATAAAATTGTAATACCAATACCTTTTATTAAACTTAAACTTGCATTTAAATTTGTCTGTAATCATTTCCCTAAATCTAAAAAATATTTATAACTACCTTCCATAAGAGGTTTTATCGATATTAATAAAATAGAAAAAACCATTACATTTATTAATAAAGTAAGGATAAGATATATAGAAATATTTGATAAAGTTCGTGAAAGTCTTAGCATGATAACTCCTTTTAATATGAATTTAATTTTAGCATTTTAAATATCTTATTTATATTTTTTTTAAATATTAAAAATAAATACTTAAACTAAAATTTCTTTTTCTAATCATTCAATTGCTTTATCAGTTATTTTTTTTCCTTTAAAAGTTTTCTCAACTAAAAAGTTTCTAATTAAGATTGGTTCAATTAATTTTATAATTATTTGTTGCTGTAATCCCATTACTTGTTGAATAGTTTCAATACCTAATACTGAATGTTTATATAAAAGTTTTAAATAAGAAATTTCTTGATTGGTTAATCCAAATTTATAAATTTCTAATTTTAAAAAAATACTTTTAATAATTTTTATATCAATATTTTTAAGATCTAAAGTAATAATATAATCATAAATTCTTTTTAAAAGATTAATTGCAACTCTTGGAGTATTTTGACAAAACTTTGAAATATAATTAATTACTTCCTTATTTAAATCTATTTCTAACTTCTTACAATTTAATTGAATTATATCTGCAATTTCATTTTCACTATAATGTTGAAAATGAAATAATATGGGAAATCTATTTTTAAATGGTTCGGCTAATTTATTTATTTCCGTTGTTGCACCAACTAAAGTAAAGTTTGCAACTTTTATATTCACAACTTTTGAGTTATATTCTTTACCCACTATTATGTTTAATTTATTATCTTCTAGCACTGGATATAGAATTTCAAAAACTTCTTTTGAAACAGAATGAATCTCATCAATAAATAAAATTTCATTTTCTTTTAAAGATGTTAGTGGGAAAATAATATCACTAGGTTTTTGTAAACTTTGACCATTTAAAATATATATTTTTTTATTTATTATTTTAGAAACTAAATAAGCTAAACTTGTTTTACCTAAACCAGATGAACCATGAATAAGAATATGATCTAAGTTTTTATTTCTTTTTTGAGCAGACTTTACAAATATATTTAAATTATTTATTATATTTGTTTGTCCAATAAATTCCTTTAAACTATTTGGTCTAAAAACATTATTTTCCATAATTATTTAAACTTAAAATTGTTTTAGATAAAAGAATTTCTTCACTTAAATTTAAATCCATATTTTGAATAGCCTTATAAATGTCGGATATTTTATACCCTAGTTTGTTTAAAGAATTTATTACATTCATTTGTTTTAAACTATATTTCTCATTAAATAATTTTAATCTTATTTCACTGATGACTTTTTTAGAAATACTTTCAGATAAATTGCAAACTCTATTTAGAGAATTTATATCCTGCTCTTTACAAATTTTAATAAAATCTAACTCATTTAAATTTCTAAATATTTTTTTAATAGTTGTTATTCCAATATTTTTAATATTTAAAATCAAATCTGCCAAATCTCTTATTGATTTACTATTAAAAAATAATAAATCATTAGAATAATCATTTTTATAATTTATAACATACAAAATAAGCATTTTATTTAGTTGCAAATTCTCATTAAAAATTTTGTAACCTTTATAACCAATATTATTAACTTTTAATAAAAGAAAATCCTCATCTTGTTCTGTTATAGCACCTTCTAAATAATACATTAAAGTATCACCCCTATTATATAATCGCTATAAAATAAAAAAACAAAACAAGTTTTGTTTTAAATATAATCTTTTATAATAATTTAAATTTTTTCAAGATAAGTATATTATTCTTCGTATACTATTTTTATTTTTCTTTTTTTATTTTGTTTTAATTTCTCAATATTTTCTTTAAAGAATGCAATTCTTTCTTCTTTGATTTGACTAGCTCTTTTTTTATCAATTGGTTTCTTTTCCATTGCTAATTTTATTTTTAAATCTTCAACAGTGTAGTTTCTTCCATTATTTAAAATATCATCAATTCTGGCTTTATTTTCAATTGCCTTTTTAATTTCTTCAGGTAAATCAGCTAATTTAGAAGAACCCGCACTATTTGACTTTCTTAATAATTCAATTTTTGAAATTTGATTATTTACTACTGCTTCTGGTTTACCAACAGTTCTACCACTTTCAAGTTTTTCTAATGATCCAAGTGAATATAAATTGTTAATTGAATACGCTTTTTTATCCTTCTTTTTCATTTCACAATTTCTCCTTTAAAGTTTTATTATTACATATAATTATATCTTATTTGCTTCTACTAAGGTAGAAATAATAAAATAATTATTTTTTTAACTAACAAAAAAATAATATAGGTTTATGAAATATTTTAGAAATAATGATGAAATTGCAAAATTAGTTTAATTCCTATTTCAAAGAAAATAAAAAAAAATTTGTTTTAACCAAATTTTTTGTTTTGTTTTTGTTTGTAAATACGTTTTTCTTTTTTACTTAAATGATATTCACGTCTTCTTGCTTCTGATTTATTTGAAGCAGCTACTTTTTGAAAACGTTTCAGTGCTTTTTCAATTGGTTCACCTTCGCGTACAACAACACTTGCCATTTTTTCAACTCCTAGTCAAAAATAATTATAGATTGTAAATTGCTTTGTGTCTATATTTTTTGCAAAAAAAGTGAAAAAAAAGATAAAAAAGTAGATAATATTTAAAGAAATGGGCAAAAAATCATGAAAAAACAAATAAATTTAATAGTTACAGGAGGAATTGCTGCTAGTAAAGCTTTAAAACTATATCAATTATTGACAAAAACTTATGAAGTTAAGTTAATAATAACTAAAAATGCTAAAAAGTTTGCAGATTTTGGTGATATTGACTATTTAGAGGACATATTTGATAGAAATTTCTATGACTCACACCATTATGGTGAGCATATAAAAATTGCCTTTCAAAGCACTCTAAATGTGGTTTATCCTGCTTCTTACAACTATATTGGTAAAATTGCCAATGGAATAGCTGATGATTTAGCTAGTTTAATATTCTCTGTTTCAAATTACAAAACAATTTTATTCCCAAGCATGAACTCAAATATGTATTTAAACCCTATTTTAGAGAAAAATAAGCATATTTTAGAGTCTAGTGGAAATGTTAAGTGAATTGAGCCAAAATATGGTAAATTAGCAAGTGGTCATGAAGGAATTGGTAGATCATTAGAACCTGAAGAAGTAATAAAATTTATTGATTTAGAACTAAATAGTTTTAAAAACTTATCAAATAAAACAGTTCTACTAAATTTTGGCAAAACTAGAAGTTATATTGATAAAGTTAGATATATTACAAATGCAAGTAGTGGCAAAATGGGATCTGAATTAAAAAAAATTCTAAAAAACAATTGTAAAGCGTTAAAAACTGTCTTTGGTGACACATTAGTGGCAAATATTTCAGATGATGATAATATTTACGTAAAAACAAACTCCGAAATGTTGGAACAAATGTTAAAAAACTTTAATAAATCAGATATTGTCATTTGTTCAGCTGCTTTATATGACTTTGAAGTTGAAAATTATATTGATAAAAAAATAGAAAAAAGATCTCTTTCAGATAAGGAATTAAATTTAACCCTAAATCCCGCAATTGATGTTTTAAAGGAACTAGGAAAAGTTAAAAAAAATCAATTCTTGGTTGGGTTTTCCTTAGCAAATAATTTTGATTTAGAAAAAGCTTGAAAAAAAGTAAAAGAAAAAAATCTTGATATGTTAGTAGTAAATCTAGCAAGTGCTATGGAATCAAATAGTAATGAAATTAAAATATTATTAACAAAAAACAAGAAAATTATTGAGTTTAATAAGGCAAAAAAAAGTGAAATTGCCTTTAATATTATAAAAACAATTAATGATAATATTTAAAAAAGAACTATTGAAGTTCTTTTTTAAACATTTTTTTCTTATTTTTATTTGAAATAATAAAATTTAATATCTCAATCTTTTCTTTATTGTTATCAATGATTGAAAAAATTATAGTGTCCTCTTTTTTTTCAATTTTTTCAAAATGGTCGAATAAGTTCATAGTATTATTAGTGTTTTTAAATTTAATAGTTAAATCTTTTTGAGTTAACTGATAACTAAGAATATTTTTTATTCCTCCAAAATCTTCAATTAATTTATAAATTGAATCTCTCAATAACTTAGCATTTATAATATCATTATTTTCTTCTCTATTAAATTTCTTAAATCAAAAGAAAGCCACAATAAATATAAAGATACTTGCAATAACTCCAATTATTGGAATTATTCATATTTTTGTATTTACTCCATTTGCAGTTGGAATAATACCACTTAATATAAAATCAAAAATACCAGTTGAAAATGATGTTCCTAGTTTTACTTTAAACAATGAGGTTAACATTGCTAAAATACCATTTAAAGGACAATAAATAGCAAAATAAAATAAAGGCATTGAATAACAAAATAGATATTCTACAGGCTCTGTTACTCCTACAAGCATAGCTGTTAAAGCAGCTGTAATGTAAATACCCATTTTTGATCTTTTCTCCCCTCTTGGTGTCATTAATAACAAAGTTAATGATAAAGTTGGCAGAATAAAAATTGAATTTATATAACCTCCTGAAATAAATCTACTTACTCTTAAACCAGCATTTCAACAATCATCAATGGTAATATATTTATTAGTTGAGACAATATTTCAAATAATTTGATCTCCACTTGGATTTGATTGAAAAATACTTTCAGTTTCTTTAAATCAAATATTTATTGGAGTCTCAATTAAATTAAAATCACTCTCTCCTAAATAGTTTTTAAAAATTGTAGTAATTTCTTCTTGTCCGAATCCCTTTTCCTTAATATTTAAAAGTTCCGTTACAATAGCTAGATTTTCACCATGTGATTCTCTTAAAAGATATTGAATCAATAAGTCTTGTTGATATGAATTTAAATCTCCACCTACTTGGGTGTATCACATTGGAGATTGTCAAAGTAAATTTGAGCCAAAAGGTATTAACATTCTTTGTATTGTTCTAAATATAAAAGCATCTAATCCAATTGGTGATTTGGCAACCACAGCTCCCATCATCGACAAAACATAGCCAAATATTGGTCATACTATTATAAAAAGAGAAGCAAAAACCATTGAAAAAATAATAGTTAAAATTATTACAAATCTTTCTTTAGCAAAAAATTCTAAACCCTTTGGTAAATTTATATCTTTAAACTTCTTATAAATAAATGTAACATAGGTTCCAACAAGAATGCCACCAATAACTCCAGAATTAAATGTTTCTAAGCCACCAAAAAATAATTTTGAAAGATAGAGGTTTTTTTGTAAGTCCTTTCAAAATCAAATATCAAATAAGTTTTTATTCACTGAATTATCTTTAATTGAAGCTCAAATAAAAACATTAAAGACTAAATAAGATAAAATTCCACAATAAACAGCAACTCCCTTATTTGAAGTAAAACCTATTATAATTGCTAGTGCAAATCAAATACCAATATTTGAAAATAAAATACTGCCGATATTAATTAGGAGATTTACTTTTGTAGCATTTCCAATTGATAAAATAATTCCAAAAATAGGCATTAAAATAATTACAAAACCAAAACTAGTTCCTAATTTTTTCAAGAAACTTTTTGCTTTATTTTTTGTATATCATGCTATATCAAATCCTCTAAATTGAGTTTGGTAATTTTCCATGACTTTTCCGCCTTTTATATGGTTATTTTAGCATAAAAAAAAGATATGTTAATCAACCTATCTTTTAACTAATTTATACTTACTTAAAACTATTTTAGATGAAGTATGATGATTTTTTTTCTTTTTAAGCTCTAATTCTTTTGCTTCTTCTTTTGTTATTATATTTAAATTTTTTCTGCTTTCTAAATATAAAATTCTTTTTTCATCACCCTCATATTGATTTTGATTTCTTAATTCAGTTGAAAAATTATTTTTATTCGCAAAAGATATTTTTTGATCAATAATTATTTCTTTGGAATTCTTTCTTTTTGAATTGACTCTCTTACTTTGATTTTTGTTTGTATTGGTTGTTGTTGTAACTGTAATCTCTTTTGTATTAGTTACCAAATTATTTGTGTTATTTTCAGCAATAATTTCTGAGTTATTATTAACAATTTGATTCTGACTTTGTATTTTATTTTCTGTTAAATTATTTACTCTACTATTATTTTCAATATTTATTTCTGAGTTATCATTAATAAATTGATTTTGACTTATCATTTTATTTTCTGTTAAATTATTCACTTCACTATTGTTTTCAACAATGTTCTGTGAATTATAATTAACAACATGAGTTTTATTACTTGTTTTTTTCTTATTTGTTCTATTGTTTTCAACAATGTTTTGTGAACTATTATTAGTCAATTGATTTTGACTAATTGATTTTTTAATATTTTCCTTTAAATTATTTTCTTTACTATTTTTTTCAATAATGT
It encodes:
- the rpsU gene encoding 30S ribosomal protein S21; this translates as MASVVVREGEPIEKALKRFQKVAASNKSEARRREYHLSKKEKRIYKQKQNKKFG
- the ruvB gene encoding Holliday junction branch migration DNA helicase RuvB, with the translated sequence MENNVFRPNSLKEFIGQTNIINNLNIFVKSAQKRNKNLDHILIHGSSGLGKTSLAYLVSKIINKKIYILNGQSLQKPSDIIFPLTSLKENEILFIDEIHSVSKEVFEILYPVLEDNKLNIIVGKEYNSKVVNIKVANFTLVGATTEINKLAEPFKNRFPILFHFQHYSENEIADIIQLNCKKLEIDLNKEVINYISKFCQNTPRVAINLLKRIYDYIITLDLKNIDIKIIKSIFLKLEIYKFGLTNQEISYLKLLYKHSVLGIETIQQVMGLQQQIIIKLIEPILIRNFLVEKTFKGKKITDKAIEWLEKEILV
- a CDS encoding BspA family leucine-rich repeat surface protein; the encoded protein is MFKLLCLLAYSTFGMTNISPVVNEVSKNSDELIYDYPVITNDENVLPKVDQVTIYVDSNGIVHQTEEKNFLGVDVQKIIKMGVWSDGTTIINCRVREMPSVLPKEITSLENLFRYNKNEKIYGIEEWDTSNITNMSWMFYAANNFNQDISNWNTSNVTNMSRMFNLAFNFNQDIGSWNTSSVADMTFMFWSAYKFNQDIGNWDTSNVTNMQGMFNSASEFNQDIGNWDTLNVTDMKSMFMEAYDFNQDIGRWNTSNVVDMSSMFWSAKSFNQDIGSWNTSSVINMSNMFYNASSFNQDIGGWDTLNVREMTGMFQFATNFNQDIGSWNTSSVWTLGFMFYNAYSFNQDIGRWDTSGVTYMSHVFYKADKFNQDIGNWDTSNANFMQYMFFEALNFNQDISRWDTSKVFDMSYMFTNAHNFNQNISKWNVDCVILWVDFANNSGLQEDFIPEKFK
- a CDS encoding lipoprotein encodes the protein MKKIINFFSVVSLLTSTTAAVVACGNTENSNRFYETNYNKAFQTVFKNQKNTKIKEFSMLPDLEKKVEIPEPETKIEKQAQLLNLNGNELKLNCDEFICDRDNTFFGNELSSDEYGNVGNDNNIKDRIMTQYALDDLAQWFNIEPNEKKNTFYDYSNLELSLDYSKNIYFFGKYRKEDNLILLSKQNSLEIIDKKKDKKINTELNFFDKEFILNEEIIKNLLLAESVNIESEEIVENDSEEKEINNILKISFEDVDKTKKMEKINIVKNLFYYYQQDLDFKLNNNEIEAKELENNQEEYESINLKSFNIDNIKIDKISIEINIKGEENEENNLYTI
- the coaBC gene encoding bifunctional phosphopantothenoylcysteine decarboxylase/phosphopantothenate--cysteine ligase CoaBC, coding for MKKQINLIVTGGIAASKALKLYQLLTKTYEVKLIITKNAKKFADFGDIDYLEDIFDRNFYDSHHYGEHIKIAFQSTLNVVYPASYNYIGKIANGIADDLASLIFSVSNYKTILFPSMNSNMYLNPILEKNKHILESSGNVKWIEPKYGKLASGHEGIGRSLEPEEVIKFIDLELNSFKNLSNKTVLLNFGKTRSYIDKVRYITNASSGKMGSELKKILKNNCKALKTVFGDTLVANISDDDNIYVKTNSEMLEQMLKNFNKSDIVICSAALYDFEVENYIDKKIEKRSLSDKELNLTLNPAIDVLKELGKVKKNQFLVGFSLANNFDLEKAWKKVKEKNLDMLVVNLASAMESNSNEIKILLTKNKKIIEFNKAKKSEIAFNIIKTINDNI